Below is a window of Manis javanica isolate MJ-LG chromosome 2, MJ_LKY, whole genome shotgun sequence DNA.
atgactttttcctcctttactgctctctcgcttttttccctcattcctattgtcttccctgccgccccatcctcctttgtatggcgattcaaagtcaagcagacttacacacagcatcaaacaaaagttactgccctcattgccacatcagactgccctctgaaaggctgctctgagcctttgtacctccactttcctccctccactgaagtattcatttacagctacctttattctccctacctctgcttcctctatgaccaaagacaagcctattgcaggcgatggccagacacctacgggggatgcccctactggtcttgcaccattcactacatgggtgacttccagtacccacagtattactcctccaaccgtttcatgaaatatcccaacggctcattctccttatcaatcccagatccctgggactctcgatgggctgctggagtaacagcctcagtttactacaaggggtcctcgaccccccacggtacccttcatatctctcgagagtatgttccctctcgctcccagatctctcaagttgcatcagatatcagacattctgaaaaggtcattatccaaactcttgacggcgcctcttcatcttattcctcctactcttggttacagctcattcaagacaccaccatctttctcaaccacaccctcaacaccgccaattgtttcttgtgcgcatcactacagcgcccactgctggccgccgtgccccttaatatttccaactactccttccatgcagaaggacaacccctccgtcccctggcagacatacccctatgggagccagaatacccagataatctcaccatccaccactgtgtaggcccaactccacccccctccagtgcacttcactgcctctctatctacacccctacctccggctccaagacttttacacaaccgggacacttcttttggtgtaatggcagccttttcaactcactgcctctcaattccgatacaccctgcattctcgtcaccctaatcccacagcttacactttacagcatggcagaattccttgagctccaacctcccttgcactcgcgcacaaaaagggctgctttccttcccatcatggtcggtatctctttaatcacctcagccattggggtggggttttcaggaggagccttgggtcactctctatgggcagttagagatctcgacgccaaacttgagggagccctggcatccactgccgattccctagcctctctccaaagacaagtcacttcgctagctaaagtcacccttcaaaaccggcgggccctagatctgcttacagccgagaagggtggcacctgcgtcttcctccaggaagagtgctgctattacatcaacgaatccggcattgtagaaactgacatcaccaaactcactgaccttgcctccagcctccactctgcttccaattccaacccattctcgtcaatactaacaaaccccctcctcacctggctctggcccattgcaggccccataatagtcattcttcttgtctgtctcttcttaccctgtataataaagttcatcaaatcccaagtcgggaaaatctctaatcaagctttcaaccagcttttactcaggaactaccagcttctggccacggaagacccctcaccctcacgtgacctcctcaccacatgctgagatggacccctctctccgctggaaactgttcctggaaacaatggccgcagacgcctggctcctgacacccatatcctcttggcaccattggaatcaacaggtcctcaacctatggttacagggaaccttcattgatttccaacctgaagaagtccacatctactcatccttactgtggggagtcctgtcaaccctttcctcccaatcctcaaaccctcactcccttctccgcccctgttcagcaggaagcagtcagaaagaaagcaacgcccacaaacccatagaggagaaaggggggaatgaagggtccccaccagtaagatggcgaacttccggcttcttttcggggtcctcggttcccgccggcgccacctgaagcccaatcacctctcgcccccctcccaatcccagcacctagccaacagccaccagccccgtagaagtaacaccacaatcaccctatgccccatcctatatatcccagcacctttccctaataaagcggaactctccggtaaattgctgttgtgtgtcgctcctttcctttcaacactG
It encodes the following:
- the LOC140847075 gene encoding endogenous retrovirus group FC1 Env polyprotein-like, with translation MTFSSFTALSLFSLIPIVFPAAPSSFVWRFKVKQTYTQHQTKVTALIATSDCPLKGCSEPLYLHFPPSTEVFIYSYLYSPYLCFLYDQRQAYCRRWPDTYGGCPYWSCTIHYMGDFQYPQYYSSNRFMKYPNGSFSLSIPDPWDSRWAAGVTASVYYKGSSTPHGTLHISREYVPSRSQISQVASDIRHSEKVIIQTLDGASSSYSSYSWLQLIQDTTIFLNHTLNTANCFLCASLQRPLLAAVPLNISNYSFHAEGQPLRPLADIPLWEPEYPDNLTIHHCVGPTPPPSSALHCLSIYTPTSGSKTFTQPGHFFWCNGSLFNSLPLNSDTPCILVTLIPQLTLYSMAEFLELQPPLHSRTKRAAFLPIMVGISLITSAIGVGFSGGALGHSLWAVRDLDAKLEGALASTADSLASLQRQVTSLAKVTLQNRRALDLLTAEKGGTCVFLQEECCYYINESGIVETDITKLTDLASSLHSASNSNPFSSILTNPLLTWLWPIAGPIIVILLVCLFLPCIIKFIKSQVGKISNQAFNQLLLRNYQLLATEDPSPSRDLLTTC